Proteins from a single region of Chromobacterium sp. ATCC 53434:
- the metG gene encoding methionine--tRNA ligase: protein MIRMTKRKILVTSALPYANAGLHLGHMLEQIQTDIWVRFQKMRGHECYYVCADDTHGAPIMLAAEKRGITPEQLVNEVRELHVADSQGFLIGHDNYYSTNSPENKALAEQVYLALQSDDKIACRTIEQLFDPERQMFLPDRFVKGECPKCSAKDQYGDNCEVCGATYAPTELKNPYSAVSGAKPVLKTSEHYFFRLGECADFLKAWTSGSSRRADGAVQPHLQPESLNKMNEWIGGGLQDWDISRDAPYFGFEIPGAPGKYFYVWLDAPIGYMASFKNLCERLKLNFDEWFAKDSQTEMYHFIGKDILYFHALFWPAMLNYSGLRAPSGVFAHGFLTVDGQKMSKSRGTFIQAKSYLDCGLNPEWMRYYIAAKLNGRIEDIDLNLNDFVARVNSDLVGKFINIASRSAGFIAKRFDGVLAAQVSDGEILAKLQAAAGELAAAYEAREYAKALRDVMALADIVNGYVDANKPWELAKQDGQDARLQDVCTVLINAFRLLTIYLKPVLPKLAEDVEAFLDVAPLAWGDAETLLLGKKINAYQHLMQRIDPVLIDKLIEANKQNMQATQDAPAVAAHEPLAETIKIDDFAKLDLRVGKVLECGFVEGSDKLLQFKVDLGFETRNIFSGIRKAYQEPEKLVGRHVIVVANLAERKMRFGVSQGMIVCASGLDDGEGLFLLDVDAGVKPGMRVG, encoded by the coding sequence ATGATCCGAATGACCAAACGCAAGATTCTGGTGACCAGCGCACTGCCTTACGCCAACGCGGGGCTGCACCTGGGCCATATGCTGGAGCAGATTCAGACCGACATCTGGGTGCGCTTCCAGAAGATGCGCGGACACGAATGCTATTACGTCTGTGCCGACGACACCCACGGCGCGCCCATCATGCTGGCCGCCGAAAAGCGCGGCATCACTCCCGAGCAGCTGGTGAACGAGGTGCGCGAATTGCATGTCGCCGATTCCCAGGGCTTCCTGATTGGCCACGACAACTACTACAGCACCAACAGCCCGGAGAACAAGGCGCTGGCCGAGCAGGTCTATCTGGCGCTGCAGTCCGACGACAAGATCGCCTGCCGCACCATCGAGCAGCTGTTCGATCCCGAGCGGCAGATGTTCCTGCCGGACCGCTTCGTCAAGGGCGAGTGCCCGAAGTGCAGCGCCAAGGACCAGTACGGCGACAACTGCGAAGTATGCGGCGCCACCTACGCGCCGACCGAGCTGAAGAACCCGTACTCGGCGGTGTCCGGCGCCAAGCCGGTGCTGAAGACCTCCGAGCACTACTTCTTCCGCCTCGGCGAATGCGCGGACTTCCTGAAGGCCTGGACCAGCGGTTCCAGCCGCCGCGCCGACGGCGCCGTGCAGCCGCACCTGCAGCCCGAGTCGCTGAACAAGATGAACGAGTGGATAGGCGGCGGCCTGCAGGATTGGGACATCAGCCGCGACGCGCCGTACTTCGGTTTCGAGATTCCGGGCGCCCCAGGCAAGTATTTCTATGTCTGGCTGGACGCGCCCATCGGCTATATGGCCAGCTTCAAGAACCTGTGCGAGCGGCTGAAGCTGAACTTCGACGAGTGGTTCGCCAAGGACAGCCAGACCGAGATGTACCACTTCATCGGCAAGGACATCCTGTATTTCCACGCGCTGTTCTGGCCGGCGATGTTGAACTACTCCGGCCTGCGCGCGCCGAGCGGCGTGTTCGCCCACGGCTTCCTGACCGTCGACGGCCAGAAGATGTCCAAGTCGCGCGGCACCTTCATCCAGGCCAAGAGCTATCTTGATTGCGGCCTGAATCCGGAGTGGATGCGCTACTACATCGCCGCCAAGCTGAACGGCCGCATCGAGGACATCGACCTGAACCTGAACGACTTCGTCGCGCGGGTGAACTCGGATCTGGTCGGCAAGTTCATCAACATCGCCAGCCGCTCCGCCGGCTTCATCGCCAAGCGCTTTGACGGCGTGCTGGCCGCCCAGGTGTCCGACGGCGAGATTCTGGCCAAGCTGCAGGCCGCGGCCGGGGAGCTGGCCGCCGCCTACGAGGCGCGCGAATACGCGAAGGCGCTGCGCGATGTGATGGCGCTGGCCGACATCGTCAATGGCTACGTCGACGCCAACAAGCCGTGGGAGCTGGCCAAGCAGGACGGCCAGGACGCGCGGCTGCAGGATGTCTGCACCGTGTTGATCAACGCCTTCCGCCTGCTGACGATCTATCTGAAGCCGGTATTGCCCAAGCTGGCCGAGGACGTGGAAGCCTTCCTGGACGTGGCGCCGCTCGCCTGGGGCGACGCCGAAACCCTGTTGCTGGGCAAGAAGATCAATGCCTACCAGCACCTGATGCAGCGCATCGACCCGGTGCTGATCGACAAACTGATAGAAGCGAACAAACAGAATATGCAAGCTACCCAAGACGCGCCGGCCGTCGCCGCGCACGAGCCGTTGGCCGAAACCATCAAGATCGACGACTTCGCCAAGCTGGATCTGCGGGTAGGCAAGGTGCTGGAGTGCGGCTTCGTCGAAGGTTCGGACAAGTTGTTGCAGTTCAAGGTCGACCTGGGCTTCGAGACCCGCAACATCTTCTCCGGCATCCGCAAGGCCTATCAGGAGCCGGAAAAGCTGGTCGGTCGCCATGTCATCGTGGTCGCCAACCTGGCCGAACGGAAGATGCGCTTCGGCGTCTCCCAGGGCATGATAGTTTGCGCGTCCGGCCTGGACGACGGCGAAGGCTTGTTCTTGCTGGACGTCGACGCCGGCGTCAAGCCGGGCATGCGTGTCGGTTGA
- a CDS encoding MFS transporter has protein sequence MQSKHAKLTLSNLLFPLALVLFEFAVYICNDMIQPAMLSVTREFLVDASWAPSSMTAFLIGGALLPWLTGPLSDRIGRRPVLLFGVAYFTVVCLATYLVSSIEAFIALRLLQGVGLCFINAVGYASLQESFEETAAVRVTALMANVALIAPLVGPLAGAALVELAPWRSCFLFIAALSLLSLIGLYLKMPETVEASGEKLPLSSMGRDYLKVFGHGRFVLAALCIPLLALPLMGWIALSPVLLVRDLHMSTVEYGLMQLPVFGGLIAGNLALAVIADRWPLGRSALIGMWPIVGGLTLMVGGVLLSSAPQYWMVAGMSLMAFGEGLAFGVLYRFALMATDRAGRGTISASMSMLAMAGYAVGIELFRLVYQAGGLAGFAVLALCFSLAYVALGRKMVGVAMAEREAPVMGELAGQSA, from the coding sequence ATGCAGTCCAAACACGCCAAGCTCACCCTGTCCAATCTGCTGTTCCCCCTGGCCCTGGTGCTGTTCGAATTCGCCGTCTACATCTGCAACGACATGATCCAGCCGGCGATGCTGTCGGTTACCCGCGAGTTTCTGGTCGACGCCTCCTGGGCGCCGTCGTCGATGACGGCCTTTCTGATCGGCGGCGCGCTGCTGCCGTGGCTGACCGGCCCGCTGTCCGACCGCATCGGCCGTCGCCCGGTGCTGCTGTTCGGCGTCGCTTATTTCACCGTCGTCTGCCTGGCCACCTATCTGGTCAGCTCGATCGAGGCCTTCATCGCGCTGCGGCTGTTGCAGGGCGTCGGCCTGTGCTTCATCAACGCCGTCGGCTACGCCTCGCTGCAGGAATCGTTCGAAGAGACCGCCGCCGTGCGCGTCACCGCGCTGATGGCCAATGTGGCGCTGATCGCGCCGCTGGTCGGCCCGCTGGCCGGCGCGGCGCTGGTGGAGCTGGCGCCGTGGCGCAGTTGCTTCCTGTTCATCGCCGCCTTGTCGCTGCTGTCGTTGATCGGCCTGTATCTGAAGATGCCGGAGACCGTTGAGGCCAGCGGCGAGAAGCTGCCCTTGTCCAGCATGGGCCGCGACTATCTGAAAGTGTTCGGCCACGGCCGCTTCGTGCTGGCCGCGCTGTGCATTCCGCTGCTGGCGCTGCCGCTGATGGGCTGGATCGCGTTGTCGCCGGTGCTGCTGGTGCGGGACCTGCACATGAGCACCGTCGAGTACGGCCTGATGCAGCTGCCGGTATTCGGCGGCCTGATCGCCGGCAATCTGGCGCTGGCGGTGATCGCCGACCGCTGGCCGCTGGGCCGTTCCGCGCTGATCGGCATGTGGCCTATCGTCGGCGGCCTGACGCTGATGGTCGGCGGCGTGCTGCTGTCTTCGGCGCCGCAATACTGGATGGTGGCCGGCATGAGCCTGATGGCCTTCGGCGAGGGCCTGGCCTTCGGCGTGCTGTACCGTTTCGCGCTGATGGCCACCGACCGCGCGGGCCGCGGCACCATCTCGGCCAGCATGAGCATGCTGGCCATGGCTGGCTACGCCGTCGGCATCGAGCTGTTCCGTCTGGTGTACCAGGCCGGCGGCCTGGCCGGTTTCGCCGTGCTGGCGCTGTGCTTCTCGCTGGCCTATGTCGCGCTGGGGCGCAAGATGGTTGGCGTCGCGATGGCCGAGCGCGAGGCGCCGGTCATGGGCGAGTTGGCGGGCCAGAGCGCCTGA
- the apbC gene encoding iron-sulfur cluster carrier protein ApbC, giving the protein MFSKITRLFSGQAGQATQNETMAQLETQILEALKPLIDANTGKGYVAAKNVKNLKCGDAEISLDVVLAYPARSQFDAVRQQFEQALAPLAEGRALKVEVSSQIVSHSAQRGVPLLPGVKNIVAVASGKGGVGKSTTAANLALALADEGARVGLLDADIYGPSQPLMMGLQGQRPETADGKLTPLSNHGVQTMSIGYLVDADQAMVWRGPMVSQALQQLLNDTRWDELDYLVIDMPPGTGDVQLTLSQKVPVTGALIVTTPQDIALLDARKGVAMFQKVGVPILGLVENMAIHICSNCGHAEHIFGEGGAAKMAQDFGVELLGSLPLDLAIRLAADQGKPSVAADPAGAPAELYRAIARRVAVRVGEKAQDFSGKFPKIVIQNN; this is encoded by the coding sequence ATGTTCTCCAAAATCACCCGCCTGTTCAGCGGCCAAGCCGGCCAGGCCACGCAGAACGAAACCATGGCACAGCTCGAAACCCAGATTCTAGAAGCCCTGAAACCGCTGATCGACGCCAATACCGGCAAGGGCTATGTCGCGGCCAAGAACGTCAAGAACCTCAAGTGCGGCGACGCCGAGATCAGCCTGGACGTGGTGCTGGCCTATCCGGCCAGGAGCCAGTTCGACGCGGTGCGCCAGCAGTTCGAGCAGGCGCTGGCGCCGCTGGCCGAAGGCCGCGCGCTGAAGGTGGAGGTCAGCAGCCAGATCGTCAGCCATTCGGCCCAGCGCGGCGTGCCGCTGTTGCCCGGCGTCAAGAACATCGTCGCCGTCGCCTCCGGCAAGGGCGGCGTCGGCAAGTCCACCACCGCCGCCAACCTGGCGCTGGCGCTGGCCGACGAGGGCGCCCGCGTCGGCTTGCTGGACGCCGACATCTACGGGCCGTCGCAGCCGCTGATGATGGGCCTGCAGGGACAGCGCCCGGAAACGGCCGACGGCAAGCTGACGCCGCTGTCCAATCACGGCGTGCAGACCATGTCCATCGGCTACTTGGTGGATGCCGATCAGGCGATGGTATGGCGCGGCCCGATGGTCAGCCAGGCATTGCAGCAGCTGCTTAACGACACCCGCTGGGACGAGCTGGATTATCTGGTGATAGACATGCCGCCGGGCACCGGCGACGTGCAGCTGACGCTGTCGCAGAAAGTGCCGGTCACCGGCGCGCTGATCGTCACCACGCCGCAGGACATCGCCCTGCTGGACGCGCGCAAGGGCGTCGCCATGTTCCAGAAGGTCGGCGTGCCGATACTGGGGCTGGTGGAAAACATGGCGATACACATCTGCTCCAACTGCGGCCACGCCGAGCACATCTTCGGCGAGGGCGGCGCGGCCAAGATGGCGCAGGACTTCGGCGTGGAGCTGCTGGGTTCGCTGCCGCTCGATCTGGCGATCCGCCTGGCGGCGGATCAGGGCAAGCCCAGCGTCGCGGCCGATCCGGCAGGCGCGCCGGCCGAGCTGTACCGCGCCATCGCCCGCCGCGTGGCGGTCAGGGTCGGCGAGAAGGCGCAGGACTTCTCCGGCAAGTTCCCGAAGATCGTGATCCAGAACAACTGA